In Sparus aurata chromosome 5, fSpaAur1.1, whole genome shotgun sequence, the genomic window ACAAGTCTGGGGATGTGGAGAGAGTCTGGAAAGAATGAAAAGAACAAACACGCTTAATTAACGGAAATCATTTAAGAGTTGATATATTATTTACGTGACATTTTCACATCTGTATTATTAAACACagtatcaatatttcattttttaaatatcacgACTATCACCGCTATTGTCATTCTCCTTAAACCGTGACACCTGTatacacaaaattacatttattttttcaggcTTTTGCTTAAACACcacatttttcactttgttttgtttagtttttttttttttattagattattGCAATTTTACTCCTCCAAAGCTCTAAAAAGtattgacaaaaataaaaactatttaccttaaCTTCTGTTATTACAGCCAGTGGTAGATGTTTTTAGATCCTATACTTAAAAAGCGAATCCATTAGAAATACTTAATCACGTACTTCAGTGAGAGTAAAGATGCAGTAAATTATGAAGAATGGCACCTCTTATTATATCAGCCCAATTATAGATTATTTAATTACAATACTGATGCAATAacatttgtttggtttttaaagCAGATATAGAGATTATAACTACTTTCTGTGCTGTTGGGCACCTCTTAATTGTACTTCTTTTAAGCACAGCACTTCAGTAGACATACTTTTGTTTCCTTTAACAAACCACCAACCAAAAATGTTAGTTGCTATATGACAATATAAAGCATTCTGCTTTTACAAGCCTTTATACCATGTTGACTACAGGTATTCCTGGCTAGTACGACAGAATAAAAGTTCGACCCGTCACTGAAATTATTCCAGGAAAAATACAATAGTGAGCAAATAGTCCGCAAATAAAAGAAGTATGGGTTCTTCCCTGGAGACAGCATTCATCTTACTGAGGTGTCCTTGGAAGGTAGGGTTGTATAAACACATGTTGACCCCTACTGACCTTCATGTGGGGGAGGAGGTGTATCTCTGGAAAGGACAAGACAGACAAAATACATGTATACACAACTGAAATGTGATAATACATGCTTAAGTGAAACCTATTGTTTGTTATCAGGTCTTCTACACATTGACATGTAAACTGTTCTGAGGTAAAGAACACACCATGTCATCGGACAGCAATTCAATGAAACCTATTCTTACTTAATTTACTCAACACCTGTTGCATCCCTTGTAAACTTATGAATTTCGCGATTTCAAAGGTGAGGTGTGTCCCTTCTCGGCTGCCCTAGTTGTGCCGGCTAAGATAGTAGCCATAGCTTTACTTTCAGCTACCTACTATGTTGGTCAGTGGAGCCAATTATTGACAAAACAGCGAAATTTGTCAACGAACACATAAAGTAAGCTTTTTCCACTTCAGTTTTCTAAGCTAATTTGAACGTCGTCAGACTTGCTCTGCATTaataatgttagctaacatcgTAATGCTAGCAAGGTAGCAATATTTAAATGCAACATAACAGTGAACGTCGCTGTTGCAGCTAGCTAGGACCGATAACATGAGCTTGAACGTTATATTAGTTTTTGCGTTAACTTATCTACATTTTTAAGATACAGAGCCTCCAATATTAAGTCTTAGGATATTTTCTATAAAATGAATGAACTTAGAACGTAATgtctctgtttcactttgttgtttCCAGCAGCTGGGTGATAAATTAATGTTAGCCACCATAAGATCGAATTAACTTAGCTGGGGCTGAAGCTATATCGTAATATAATGTCCGAAATAAATGACAGCTTCCCAAAACAACTTTCCAGAGCTTGAGGTGTTGTACTAagtttggttgttttgtctTACCAACAGGCTCTTTCATTTTAAGTTGACCAGTGGTTACAGTGTAGTCAAGACACAGCAGAAAACCCTCACATTTGTACGGTTGGACCTGAATATTAGGcaatataaattaaaaagaataaagaaaagttGAATTAATTGTTCAAATATTTGCTTGTTTAGatcttattattttttaattgtagGATTTATTGTTTAGTCCACAAATCAGTCTGTCAGACCCCAAATTCACCCTTTAGATAGCATTTTTTTCAGTACAGTTTGCACAGAGAAAAGTCACACATCCTTACATCTGAGTTGCTGGTAATGGCAGAAATTTGAgcaattttctttttataaattataaatgtattattctCAATTTAAATCTTTAATCTGTATTGTTGTGAAGTTAATGTTGAATGATCAACTAATTCTTTCAGCACTAACTTTTGTGGCAGCCACGGAGGTGAACCATGTGCTTCAAGATAACTCATTTTCTGTGTTGAATGACAGGAAATAAGCACAATCTATTAGATGAGTGCTATTCACCATCTTCCCCTTTTGCACCTTCCGTTTATCACTACTTAACACAATAATACTTTGAGCTTACGTCCTTGACATGAGAGGTGAATTAGTCAGTCTGTAAAGGTCGTTCTGTCATGAGGTCAAAGGTCTTGTTTACAAATACCCTAACAAAAAAATGCCATTACTTGATAGAAGCGATAGAATAAACCAGGGCAATGTGGTTTACCGATGTGAGTCAGTGTTGAACAGTTGTATTCACTGAATACCTCTTTTAGCCTTGAACTATAAGCCGGTGGATGGAAGCTTGTGTTGCTCTAAAACCAATTTGTTCCTCTGCAGGTTGGAGAATGGTTGTGAATCTCTGTCTTCCACATTTCTATACAACAGCTCATTGTAACAAGGTATGATGCATTTCTCCAAGCTATCACGTAACTCTAAGTTCCTCCAGctgcttttttatttaacatgcaCTACTGTCAGTTCTCATAATTTTGTTGCATAAAGCATCTGTGACACCCAGGTGACATGTTTCTAGCAACAATTACTCACGACTTGAAGGAAGTTTAAACCCTAAATTCTACAAATTCTACAAAAGTAACGTCATATGAAGGCACCATTCATCTTATTTTCCCTTTCAAAAAAGTTAGAGAATTTGGTTCAATAGAGGTTGAGATGAACATGAAGAATCCATGCACGTAGACACAATGTGGCTAAGGACTGAGGTGGAGGACAAATCTGCGAAGATAGAAaagcagagggacagagtgtTGTGTGGGAGACTGAATCACATCTAACCTTGTTATGTtctttttattgatattttggaATCTGATCTTGGCAGCGTTTTCTCTTTCCTACTCCACTTCCACCGCACTGTTTAGCCATCGTCTTTTATATTGTGACCTTAATATCATGACAGTTTTTTTGTAGCGTTTCTTGTTGCTATGTGTGACCTGAGTCTGCTTCACCGAGCCACATTTTTAAGGAGACTAGGCCCTGAAACATACAATGAACATTGAAATATTGGAGCTGTACTGTATATGATGacccttttttattgtttgctgtctctgtgctgtttaCTGTCCATTTAAAGCCAAAGTAAAATCCATAAATTAATTCAagtgattattttaattatttttgacTGCAGCTGTGTGCAGATGGCTATGATGTCACAAACCTTGTGTCGGCCGACCCTACTCTCCGGAGCCGAGGTTTCAAGCTGGAGTACTTCCTGCGTCCACCTGTACAGGTAAGATTGCACCTTTGTACACTTTTAAAATAAGCTTACCTGTGGCTGTTCATCAGAAAATGTCAAAGTTTGACCCTTGACAAACCAATTTGGTTgatatgaataattaaaaattTCAAACATGAATTTGGGAAAAtgaatttaaacaaaaacagaaatttaCCTGGATGACATTGAGCCTTTATCTACTAAGATATGCCTTACCTTCTTTTCCCATcttctttatcttttctttctaCTGGGTGATAGTGGTATGGTTAACGGAAGAATTTCCTCTAAAACAAAATATGTTAAGCCAATGCTTGTTGTGACAGATGAAAGCAAAGTTCCCAATTAATTTCTCAGTAATTTTTCACAGAGTATGTTTAGTCTTGCAAAGTCAGAAAAATCCCTCAAGCCTCAGGTATGAGCTCTCTCTAAGGCAGTATCTCTTCGAACTCTATCAACACCCATGATGTAATTTTTAGCATCCAATGAAGTGAAAAGTGCTGAGAGTGATTTCAGTTAAAGTAAATAGCTGCTTCTACAGATCAAAAATACAGAATGATTCTGGTTTGCTACCTGAGGCTGGTGCTGCATGCACATTGAAATCACGTCCTTTCCATTAGTTAATATGTATGTAATAAATATACAAATGTCAGCTAGATGGTAATCTtcattagaaaaaagaaaaagaaaaacatttgattataatacatttgtttatgtaattaatgaattaatatgCATTTTCCTCTATTTCTCTAAGGTGACATTAAAGTTTGGCTTCCAGGTGGAGCTGTGCAGGGTGGATGTGGAGCTGTGGCCTTGGGGTATGGACCGAGGACAGGCCTGCAAAAGACTGGAGATCAGCACCAGCTCTGATCAGCTTCCCTCCCAGAATTCTGGTGAAGGCAGCAAACAGGTTCAGCACAAGGAACAAATGCAGATGCGGGTAAAGGAccagaacaaacagaaaaaacaacatgagcaaAGCAGTAGACCTTGTCAGAGTAAAGGCCACCAGTGGAGTCTTCAGGCCCAACAGTGGGGCGAAGAAGCTCCAGATGAGCCTAAACGAAAGGGCCATGTGTTCAAGTGTCCCTCAAACACTGAATCCAGTATATCTGAACCAGAGTTCAAACTGGTGGGTCGTTGCGAACTTAGGGAGGAGACCCGAATCTGTTTCACACGTTCAAATTTCAATCCTCGCCCTCCATTCCCCTCGCCACCTCCTCCGCAACCTGCAAACTGCCGTCAAGAGGACCTATGGAGCCGGGGTCTGCTCTCGCTAGGCGCTGTGACACAGCTCCGTGTGACTGTGCCACTTGGCGGTGCGGCATCTGCTCTAGGGCTCAAGGCTTTGGTCGTGTGGGGACAACCTGCCCGCTGCTGCCCTGCAGAGGAAGTGGAGAGGATTAAAAGAGTCCATGCTGCCAGTGAAAGACGGCTGCCACGTCCTGTGTTGTTTGCCTCTTCAGTCAGCCAGACGAAAGCACCACTGCCAGCAGACACACCGACAAAGTATGTGTTTATGAAGCAGTCGCAAAAAAATCgtattcttatttattttcctacttttagaaaaaacagagtttgtaataataataacatttattttcttacaaTGTTGATAATTCTCTCTTGGCTTTTTATTTAACTCCAGCAATCTTTCCATCCCAGAAGAGTTCCTTGACCCGATAACCCAGGAGATAATGATGCTGCCCATGCTGCTTCCCAGTGGCATGTCAGTGGACAACACGACACTGGAGGAGCACCAGAAGAGGGAGGCCACTTGGGGTCGACCCCCGAACGACCCCTTCACCGGTGTCCCGTTTACTTCAACCTGCCAGCCTCTTCCTAACCCCCAACTGAAAAGCCGCATTGACCACTTCCTCCTGCAGAAAGGGATGGCTGGGAGGGACGGGATGTTGGGGAGACAAGGCGAGGGAGAGAATCTGCAGGCCTCAAGACTTATAACCTCCAAAGAGGATAATGGACTATCCCAGAACTCTCCATGTCTCAGTAAAAGTTCAACAAACAATACTGTTGATCAGTATAATGTCCACACCAGTAAGACAGACAGGACTACAAGAATAAAAGACTCTGCATTGGGACATTCATCACATAATAGGAATCACATTAAAACATCTAACTCTTCTAAAAGAGATAACAAATCAGagtttgagagaaaaaagaaacaagatcTACGTAGAGAATCAACAGAAGGGCTgacagctgagcagcagctacTACCTCAAACAAAAAGACCAAGATTTGATGCAGTTTCCTGTGAGTATAATGTGTTCTCTAAGAGTGAGATCCTCAAACAAATcttttggggtttttctttcttccgagTTGTCTAATGTGTTGTTTCACCACATTTCTTCAGCACCAAGCTGCAGCTCTCACGAGCAGCGTTTGTCAGCCAGCCTGGATGAGGCCCTCTTCTCTGCCCTGCAGGGACGACCCTCCTTCACCTCAAACTTGTCTAAAAAGAGCAATGTTACTCCTGAGTCTGAACCAAAGAACTCCTCTCAGAACTGTCAGGCTTCAGGCACTCCAGTAATGCCAACAGGTAAGATGTTAGTAAGACCACTCAGAGAAATCCTACACCCCAAAACCTTTGCGTGTCAGAGGATCCTACCCTTCACACATGTTCAGCTACActgtccagctgtgtgtccaCGATAAGCTTTATGAAGCACATGAAGTTGCTCTCTTGCAGGAGAAACATTTCCTTATAAAAATATTTCTCCTGATGCTCACATACTCAGCTTGTCCTAGACATTACATTGTTGCCAAAATATGACTGAAATCACTGCCTGTGTTTTAGACCAAACATGTACAAGCATGCGTGTTGGTTTGTGCACATTGGAGCATGTGCCTCCCACTCTGCAGCCCACTTTAGACCGGCTTTAGCCCTCTGTACAAAACGTTGCAGCTGTGTAGGAGTGCTGGGATGTGTTCACTGTTTCTGATGTCTAATGCCAAATCAATATAAATCCAGTGACTACTTGATTAATTTTTCCATCGCATTTGTTTGCCAGGTGAGAAAACGACATGCTCTGGATGTTCCTGTTCGGTCTCCGTTTACTCTAAATCTGCATCATCCATCTACAGTCTCACCTGTGGTCACTTGCTCTGCCGTTCCTGCCTCCGGAGAGAATCGCACCCACTGAACTCTGTTACTGTATCGACATCCAATCACGTCTTGTGTCCTGACTGCCAAAGCTCTACCCCACGCAGTGACATCGTACGTGTGCATCACTGACCAATGTCGTACGAGGAAAACCCACATCGTCATAGCCTGGGAAAAGAAGAGGATGGTTCTCAAGGTGAAGACGTGATTACACTGCCGCTGTGCTGTACTGAATTTGTACTAACTTAAATAAAATTATTGATCACTTCTCTTCtatgtttgttattttctaacattttttgtattatttctgATTCACACAAGATAAAAGTACTTCAATCTCGCGAGGaattctttgtctttgtcccGGTCTGCCACATAATCAGGTCAAGGAGGCCTCATAGAAAGGTTATTACTCACAGCAAATAACGTAACATAAAACGTACATGAAGAATGCTAAAATGTTCTCTTCCGCCCCCTCTCCCTGTAGTCGCCTTTTCATCAAGCATTGAAGTGAAGTTGCAGCCTTGGTTCTGCAGCCTTTGTACAAACCCTGGATGTGTAGATGTGTTGAGGCCACACCGAGAAAAGGTTGGCGGTCACGAGTGCTGAGAGCAAGACGCCAGAAGGATAAAAGTGGAACTGGAGTTGACCCAAGGTTGTGTGGTCATTGTTAAACAGAACGCAGGGGACATGCTCAGCCTCTTTCCTTCTCCACTCCATTTACCACTTTACATTGTACTGTATAGGTTGTTATGTACACTGAGGTTAATGTGGCCAAACCCTTATTGATAAGGACCTTTTGTGACTGAGTAGGtacttctttttttatgtttttgatgtattgatTTCTGCAATTGCACATGTTTACTTTGCTGTATTTAAACAACATATGTctgaatttttgtttaaaagagGCAAAACATTTACGGAAATTATGAAcagaatttgaagaaaaaacaattttcacGCATGAAACACCAATACTTGTCCTGTGCTCCAAGCTCCAAGTatggaccgctagctgcactgATGACGAGCTAAtggtagctacagttagcaactGTTAGTGGTCACTCTCTAGTTGTTTGGACTACAAATTCAACAGGTAACTGACTTTTGCATTTTACACCTATTTAAAGTAACTCCATTGAAGTTTACGTGTCTATGGTAGTGCTACTGCATACGTGAAAAAAAGAAGTAGAAAGCCTTttttggctccagaggaagctgcatgtaatctgataaattgcctccagtgatatCCCTGTGGCAAagttgaattgtgggtaatgtagtttcCAGGTTTTTAAACGCGCTCCTATAACACTTGACTCCTGATGGACAGTTTATAAACAAATAACCAAACTcaacacagcagaaccagagatatcccCTTTTTCATTCCATTTCCTTTTCTAATTTAGGCGACTACGCTACCCACAATGCGAGTTAGCCACAGGTTGACATCTCCTTTTAAAGTTGGCGTAATCAGTCGAGGTTTTGTTTATCCTCTGGATAGGTGTCTTATTTGATTTCCATTACTTGAGACTGTCTTCCCTTTAAGGTTCTTTTAGGAAATAAATGTGTTCACTTGCCCACGTTTTCACTTCCTACCTCTTAAAACTTCACTCTATTTGCCAGTTATGCCTCTCTTTGTGTGCACACAAGGGTTAAACAGACTAAAGTCAGCAATGACCGTGTTTATCGTGCTCAATAATCACCAACAGCGTGATTTATACGTTGGTTTCCCTGACAGCATTTAGCTTAACCAAGGTCATGATCCTATATCCGCTCAGCGAGCAAAAACAGGAATAAGTTGTTCTGAATGTGAAATGgaggcagcagcttcactgTTACAGGTAAAAGTGGTCGATAAGGAACTTAAATGAAATCAGGCTGTGTTGGATTATTCTTGCTTTCAAATGTATGACAAGGGACAAAACAGTGGCTTACTACATATATGTGCTGTTAGACGCTGTTCGACAACACTCCAGGTACAGATCAGCTACAATATTCCAAAATCTCTTTAttattgtctcttttttttaagactTACTCTTGTGCGGCTACTATTTCCCTCTGTACCGCTGTGTTACCTGCAAAGGGGGCATCAATAAAGTAACATCTTATCTATATCGATATAATTCAATCACATGGCCTGTTAGAGTGATATTTACTGCCTGTACATGCCAAATGTGCTTTATGCACTTAATAGTCAGAATCAGGCTAAAGCTTATTTTTCCTggtttatacatttatgttaaaatgaaaataataataataataataataataataatcaatctACCATAAAACTTTAATTTGATTCCACTAGTTTAGTAGTAAGATTTACTTTCAGATGAGATATTTTCATTTGTGAGAAGAAAAGTTTGTCACACTTAATGTCACATTGTTCAGGAGTGGACTGAAAGCAACATAAGACCGTATGTGTTTAATAAAGCATCGAGATTTGCCTGTGATGCTAATTAAAGAACTCCCTGACACTTCAACCTGCTGCCACCTCTGATGCTCAGCTTTGCACATTTATCCCTTTTACATGTTAATCAGCATCACAACAGCTAATGGCTGAAATACAACCCCGAGCATGCGACAGCACGCTGACGTGAATAATGAGCCTcgcatgtttatgtttatttgaaaTGCTAATGTTGTTGTGCTCGTTAACAGTTTTAAATCACAGCAGGGGGGGATAATTGGCGTGACCCTGAGGTCGCCACAGTTGCATGTGAGTCaggtagaaaagaaaaaaagacagctgATTTGTGCATGATCGTCATGAAACGCACTTAATCAGCGCGCTTATTGCAATCAATGCAATTAGCTGTCCACAAGTCTCATTAAGCCGTTCCTGttgtgccatttttttttctgggagtGTGTACCCTCGCGCCCTGCCTCTCAGATTATGCAGAAAAAGTTACCCCAAATGAGCGTGTTGCAGTCTTGAATACAGAAGAAGGCATCTTGTGCTGTCACCGCTGTTAGATTTGTTAGATGGCACACATCTGATGCAGAGCCACCTCCGCCCGCGACCTCTCTCCGCGCGCAACGCCGGTGTCCttcgcgcgcgcgcgcgcgcgcgcgtgtggcTCGAGAAAACGACGCTGACGTCAGATACGAGTGTCAATCGCGTTCGTCAGGTCATGTCCATCTGCTTATAAGTGAGGAGAATCGGGACATCAGTCATCACATCCTCCCTCGCAGCAGGACATACAGGTGCGGTCGCGCTCATCCACAACCAGCCAGCAGCGATGCCTCACTCCTTGTTCCCCCTGTGCGTCCTGGGACTCCTTGCGTTCTCCTCTGCCTGCTACATCCAGAACTGCCC contains:
- the ubox5 gene encoding RING finger protein 37, whose translation is MVVNLCLPHFYTTAHCNKLCADGYDVTNLVSADPTLRSRGFKLEYFLRPPVQVTLKFGFQVELCRVDVELWPWGMDRGQACKRLEISTSSDQLPSQNSGEGSKQVQHKEQMQMRVKDQNKQKKQHEQSSRPCQSKGHQWSLQAQQWGEEAPDEPKRKGHVFKCPSNTESSISEPEFKLVGRCELREETRICFTRSNFNPRPPFPSPPPPQPANCRQEDLWSRGLLSLGAVTQLRVTVPLGGAASALGLKALVVWGQPARCCPAEEVERIKRVHAASERRLPRPVLFASSVSQTKAPLPADTPTNNLSIPEEFLDPITQEIMMLPMLLPSGMSVDNTTLEEHQKREATWGRPPNDPFTGVPFTSTCQPLPNPQLKSRIDHFLLQKGMAGRDGMLGRQGEGENLQASRLITSKEDNGLSQNSPCLSKSSTNNTVDQYNVHTSKTDRTTRIKDSALGHSSHNRNHIKTSNSSKRDNKSEFERKKKQDLRRESTEGLTAEQQLLPQTKRPRFDAVSSPSCSSHEQRLSASLDEALFSALQGRPSFTSNLSKKSNVTPESEPKNSSQNCQASGTPVMPTGEKTTCSGCSCSVSVYSKSASSIYSLTCGHLLCRSCLRRESHPLNSVTVSTSNHVLCPDCQSSTPRSDIVRVHH